The Hippoglossus stenolepis isolate QCI-W04-F060 chromosome 12, HSTE1.2, whole genome shotgun sequence genome segment CGGTTACTACTTGACCCCGGGTCTGGGCTCTAACATGCCAAAACAATACCAGGACGAGCCGAGCTTCCCAGTGCAGCAGTGGAACACAAATAGTAACTTCTCGGAGCCGCCACtacagaggagaggggaaactgacggaggaggaaaaacagcagGACGAAGAAGAGGTGGAAATGGGTGGTGGCCAGGAAGCGGGACTCTTCCTGCCCTAATCACAAGTCAGAGAGCGTTTCCTTTCATTGTAGGTGCTGCGGACCCCATTAACCAGCAAGACCCCTGTGTGCACACACCAACACCACTGCATCCTTACACAGAAGTTCATCTTTTagggaaaacaaatgtaaaatgttaacaCACTCAATCCAACATTACATGTGGGTTTGTtgaccgacacacacacacactcatatcccCACACATACTGAGTCACAGGTACCTGGATCCTTCTTGGCGGGGCCCGGCACATTGTGCGGCCCTTTGGCTCTGCTCTGATAAACACTTCATTATGAAATCCTGAGGACACAGTAAATATTTGCAGGCGCGCTTATCAGCCTCCCTTATCTTGGCCTGAACTCCAGGCACCACATGACTCCTGGGccctttattttcttaatgcCTTTGCTACCACTGATAACTTTGCCGAAATAGCCTGCAGGACCGTTTTTTCGGGGAAATCGAAGCGCCACAACAACAGGGGGCTTCATGCTGAAATGTAGCCCAGGCTTTTATTTGGTCTAGACATGACCGAATGTTACACTCCAATCAGAGCAGGGGAAGGGCTCTTTGTGCCCTGTTACATGCTGGAGAGTTGCAAAACTTACTGTCCCCGTTTTACCTGCTCAAGTGCCTGATagaagaaacacatttacagcTAGGGAGTTAATCAGTTACGGGTTGATGGCTGGTGTTCAGTTCCCAGACTGATACATCCATCTCAACGTGTCTGACCCCGGAGCACGGGGATATCACTGGCAATAACAGGTTTCTGATGGATTACTCCAACGGATCGATCGGGCAAAACAGCACGTAGGATCCAACAGATGTGACCGGAGCTCACTGATTGGTCCCACTTGTCAGGAACCAATCCTTGTTTGAGCCAGTGGAACACACAGCTCATAGTGTTCATCGCTCACTTCTCAACCTCAGAGGTGGAAACTAGTTTCCTCAAGAGCTGCACCTCAGTTGACATGTGAGGTATTTGTACATTGCTGGagtattttcatttcctcctaCTTCAGTAAGTCCACTGCGCTACAGTTCAGAGAGAACATGTACTTACTGTACTAGATTTATGACAGCTACAGTAGCTttcaattaatttgtttttcataaaaactcatgAAATACACGATACATATATTTAACTGCTTTATTTACAAACGTGTATATGTACAAGTACTGCAGATATGTGctcaacacagaaaatatctGTCTAAAGTGACTGTTAAATGAACTTAATATGTACTcacatagataaataaatattaataagagaaaataaaacagtgcatTGTGTCAAAAATGATACATAACATAAACatagagagaaaatgaaagaaagagggagggaagcAGTTTCTTATGGCTCATTGAAAAGTTCATTGTACATTTGGACAGTTTGTTGATAAGTTGTAGGGTCTTCATATATTCTCAGGGGTACTGTTTGCCATTCTGTATTTATGGATGTGAAATTAACTGTACTGAAACATTAGGTTTATAATGAAGTCCATGTTATAATTCTTGATTTGAAGATTAGATTTCCACAATATATAATCCTTCAATCAAGTTCAGAAGGTAATTGAATAGATGCAAAGGTAAAATAAGTTTGTCAAAGATTCAGGTTCATCGTTGCAGAATGTGTTCTTAATATCTATAAACTTCTGGTCTGTGACCTCATACAACAGAAGCAGACGAAGCCTCTTTTAGTTTGTTCAGATTGACTCTTTTCCCCTCGAATagtaaaaacattaatcatCAGAAAACTTCTGCTTCATCTTCATGTAAACTACAAGTGGCCATTCTGCCAGGATGCTGAGTGTCAGTCAAGGTGATCATGACGCAGCTTATTGAAACATTCGAATCTCATCCTGATGGCAAACACCCAGATAGACTTACAGCCTGAGCCCCCAACACAATTCAACTGGCGTTTCTGTGaccgcaacacacacacacacacacacaaacagatacattttccatttaaaaattcCAGACCTCATTCCTCAGAAGGCGAGGGCATATCGCATGCCGCCCTGTTTATAGCACAACATTACACACTATGTAATATTGCATACATTTTATTCGGGGCTATCAGtttctgtggagctgctgctttccGCCTCAGAATCAGATTTCTCCTTTATCACGGCACATACCGACACTTAAGCTGTTCTTCCTTTGTTGGACAGGAGACAGGAATTCAGGCTGTTCCTTACACTGTGGAAACTACCTGCTCTCTGTTTTTACTGTACGCTCAGGACAATGGGCCAACACTCGCTGCTCAAGAACCCCCGAGGGTCCCAGGACAAATAGTGTCACAGGGCAGCAAAGGCTCCACTGTACCAAGGACACACACTCCCCCACCCTCCTGCCTGTCCCAGGGCTTTTTCTTCTGGGGGGGAGAAGACTATAGTCATGAGACACCTGATACTTTCATGTGAGCAACATGAGAAGCACAAGTGTCACGCTCCTGACCATCATCAGTTCACGTTTTCGATCGACACGTCACACCTGTTGAATCTTCACACTCCGGAGGGGAAAAGAAATCACAGCTCGACAGTCTGGAGCTTTTTcgaaaaatgatttttattgggagaactacaaaataaatgtacagtacaAAGTTAACAGTCTCACACTCAATTTGTAGTGAACTGACTCCCCAAAAAATATTACAACTCTCGTTGTCTTTTtgtccgtttttttttttgttacattcAAAAAGCTTTACTTCTGATAAAGTAGTCAAAAGTACATAGTGCGCATCCCCCTGTACCTACTATGTACAAACCAAACGTGTTTATCCACTTCCCTCTCCAGCAAACTCAAGACTCAGACTAGATTTCAATatcaaaaaaagagaaaacagagaaaaaggaaatcaaaacaAGAGGAATGGGGATTTAGAGAGAAGTTACGGTTGTTTATCAGAGTGTCTGAGTGGTAACAACCTTAACAAAATGTTCAGAATCCAACACTACATTCAGTTCAACCTGTGTATAAAAAGATGCCATGTaggaaaaatactttatttggTTAATTTTAAGGCATGTCAAGATGGTGAACCCCTTAGGCACTACACAATAATACTGGGGCACAAGGGATTGCTACATTCTTTAGCACGTGGCTGGAATCACAGTGTGACCTCgtgcaaacagagaaaacaaaattttaaagaaaaaaaatactttttggttAATTTATTGACTTGGGTTCTTTGTCACTGAAGCCTGATCTAGATCAAGAAAAGAATTAAGGTTTGGACGGTCTGTACAACCACATTGTTTATACATTCTACAGATACATCTAAATAGGGATCCCAAAAAAAAGCCTTCTACAGCACTGACACAACCTCAAGAGCAAACAGCAATCAcgcaaacctttttttaataaacgtaaacaaggaaacaaaattaatgaaataaatatcacaTACGTTCTCttaaattaagattttttttactcatttacaataaaaataaccaAGTGAAGTtacaaaaaaggagaaaaaaaaaacaaaatatatatattactgtGAAAAGAACATACACTCCACTTTATGCAGATTAATAATGGCGAtcataatttaaacataaaagaaTATAGATCTATTGCTTCATCATACTTGATAAATACAGTATGGACACAAATTACCAATGTAGCCTATACTTTTTTTCACAAGataataaataagttaaatagTCCATAGCCAGTTATGCACCGCTATGCAAATCACTCAAAAAACagctaaaaaaatatatattcaaccATCAGCAGTGATTTCCCCAAACAAACCCAACTCAAGAGTGCTTTTTAACCAAGCAACAAACTAGACTAACCAAACGAACCACTGGGTGGCGCTGGGAGAAGACAGGTCTGGAATGGAAGTTGAAGCtttcagagaggaagagaagaagaaaaaaaaaacaacacactttgataaaaaaaaaagaaaaaagtgttaCTTTGAGTCAAGGCATATTCTTGGCAGGATGGAGGAAATCTGAAACCGCTTAGTCTCTTCTTCTTGTCAAgtcatgttacacacacacacacacacacacacacacatctaatcCCAGGAAAAGTGTGGCTTGCCTGATGGAGCAAAAAGGGAGAGGGGGCTGCCATGAGCCCTTGGGCAAGGCACTGATGGAATGCCTTCTGTTTGCTATCTAAGTTTTAATACAGCTATATTAcatacaagaaaagaaaaagactaaaCTAATGCCTCGTCAAGGACACTTTAAACTGGATGAAGCTTTATTGATCCCTGTGGGTGAAACTCTTCTCTTGCCCCCCACCAGGGAGGTCAGAGCAGGGTCAGCACCCCTGGAGCTGCTAGGGACTCAATGTCTTGCTCAAAGGCACTTCAGCAGGGTGGATGCCGCTGAAAAAGGGGGTGAGAGGGGGTCTCAACTGGGATCCTCTGCTTGAAGGACAGTCTatctcacctccacctccccccctCTGACCCGTCCATACAATCCGTTTGAGAAACAAAACGCGGTTCAGTCATCTGAAATCGACAGCCTGCTGAAGATTGGCAACCGTCTCCCCGCGTCCAGACTCGGCGACTCGGAGCCGCTGAGGCTCCCGGAAGAGCTGAGGGACCCGCTCGCATAGCTCTCCCGGTCAGAGAGGGAGTCTGGCGGGCTGGGAGGAGGCTCGAACACCGGCGACCCGCTGAGGCGGCGCAGCGCCTGCAAGTGGCTCATGTTGTAGGTCGGAGGGGAGGGCGGGCACACGCTGCCCTGCATGTTCCCGTAGTACGCACCGGTGGAGTGGTTGTTGGCGTAGCCGCCGGTGGTGTGCACTGCCAGCGGGGCCAGTAAGGCTTTTAGGTCCTGCCCGGGGAAGGCGAAGGCACTGTTGATGCAGGACATGGAGTTGGGGGACAGCACCTCATCGTAGAAGCTGGAGGCGCAGGAGGAGCCGGTGGTGGGCGGCGGCGGGGTCCGGGACGTGGGGCTGTCGAGCAGGGGAGACTCGAGTCCGTGGTGGGTGGAGAAGCCGGAGAAGCTGAGGCTGTGGTGGAGCTTTGGTCTGTCCCTCTGGCTGTAGCCGAGCTGCTGCGGCGGCAGGATGTCTCTCTGCCCGTAGCCGCACAGCTCGCGGGCAGACCGGGGTTCCCCCGTCTGCATGTTGGCGTTGGCCGGAGCGGGCCGGCGCTCGTCGGCGTTGTGGATAAAGTGACACCGGGGACCGTACGGGCAGAAGCCGATGGTGTGGAAGGTGCGGCACGGCTCCGTTTTGTACTTAGGGTGGCGGGACAAGCTCCTCAACTCGTGGTAGCCGTGAGCGAACTGACATTTCTCCCCGTACTTGCACGACCCGTTCTCCTCGAAGGGCCGGCACAGCTCGGTCTTGTAGCGGGTGGAGTTGATCTGGGAGCCGGGCTTCTGCTGCAGGACGCCGCGCTCCCCGTTCTCGCTGTAGGCTCGGTCGCGGAACTTGTTCTCCTTGTTCATGAGGGCCGTGGCGCTGCTGTTGTTGACGCCGCTCGGCATGTTCTCCTTCAGGCTGCCGTAGCCGGAGCCCATGTTGTACTTGTTGCCGTTGTTCATCGCCTCCACGTTGCTGGTCGAGTTTCTGCGGAAAAAGCCCGGCCCGAAGGGGCTGCCGGAGCCCGGAGACGTGACCGGAGCGCCCACCGCCTTCTTGTCCAGCATGCTGTTTATGTGGAGGGCGTTCATGTTCATGCCTTTATCCTGCTGATGGAGGAAAACACACGAGTTAGACACAGATCTCAGAGCAGCGCACCACATGGCGCGTTTAACACCGTTTCCCCAACTTGTTGCAGCTCCCTCGCACGCTGCCTCCCCAGGAGCGCACCGCCAAGAGACTAAGAAACACCAGACTGATATTTACCTTGTACAGCATGTCCATGTCGTAGAAAGCGGACAAGACGGTGGCAGACATCTCGTTTCCCCAAGTTGGCAGTCGCACTCCCTCTTTCATGGAGGACCGAGCAGGATCCCTGAATGCGACGAGCGGTAGTTTGTGCCACGGCTGGTTTTTGGTTGcggaaaagtttgttttgaaaagttgctTCGAAAGGTTGGACGCGTGCAGTTTCCTCGCTTTTCCCTCctcttagaaaaaaaaaaggtccgTAGCAGAAGAAACCGAGTGGAGAGGGGACTCGGTCGGTGCTGTTGGAGTTGTAGGTGTATTGTATTTGTCCTCCCCCTCAGGAAGCGCAGAACCAGACAGCTTCACTGTGCGCACTCGCCTCCTCTGCGTCAATATAAACGCTTGGCGCACCTCAGGGAGGGGCGAAGAGAAGTCGGCGCAAAGTTTTTTCTGTCGCGAGGAGccgcctccatctcctcctctcggaggaaaaaaaaacttccattCACCGGTTGGCCGCCTATTCTTCATCACCACGCCTTGAAATCTAACCCCGGctgcccctctcctcctcctcctcctcctcccccgcctcctcctcctcacacccctccaaaactttttttccctctttttaaTCACACAACCAatctttgtggatgtttttcttgtgggggggggagggttcGTATCTTGGAAGGAGCCAGTTTACAGTGCACATTCATACCTGGGCTTGTCATCTGAAGCTGAGGCGAGGAGGTGCCTTGCTCAAAGGCTCCGTCACCCCTGCAGCAAAAGGTCTGGGGGTCCTTTTTGATCCGCCAACAACAAATCCTCCGGCCCCTGGAGCACCACACTTGGAAGCTGACACATGTATTTGTAATGGAAGGaaactctccctccctctccatcccgCTCTCCCTGTGGATGGGGCTGCGACCGCAACTATGAGCGGAGAGGAGTCCAGGCAGAGTGCAGCACAATTTTTAGAATCCGCCCGTTGCATAATCCGACTTCCACCGTGCAACACGCCGCCTATTCCAGTCTACTACACATGGAAAAACAGACAAGTTAATACCCACTGTGCTCACATGACCCACTTCAGCACCATCTCAACAACTACAACTAAACTTCCACCAAATCCTCAGATTAGAAATGtgtcccctttttttttttttttaaaagcacaacacGTTGAGTCATTATAAACACAAAGTGAGATTTGCTTTGGTtcctattttttctttttcgctGAGCACTCTCAGCTTCTCTCTTCCCTTGTTTTTCCCAGTGTCAGAGCCAGGGCCCAGACTGCAGGAATGCTGCTTTCCTCTCGTTTCCGCAGGTTAACACTGCCCCCATGAGAGCAGAGTGAGAACTGACTGTGAGAGGAATGGGGCGCCACCTGCTGAGCAGAGCCGGAGCAGGATTTAAAGGCACATTCCGGACAAACTGGCTGCAGTGAAGTCATGTTTAGTCATTCCTTTACTTATTGCTGCAAAACCTGCTTCCTCATTTTCTCCCCAATGAAAatccctcccccccacccccacccctcttgTTGTAAAGTCAGGGAGTGCAGTGTGGTTGCACTAAGCTGCCCCCGTCTCAGCATGGTGTAACCTTCCCAGGACGGCAACACGTCCACATGAAAACGTCAAACTACTGCAGCTCTAACTCTCGGAGTTTGGAAAACCGCAGTGGAAAGATTGCAGCGCTGGCAAACAGAGAGCGAGACTCGACATCAGAACTCCCAAAGGCTGATATTTTGGTGCCGAGGGTGTAAAAAAAACCTCGTGCGACACATATCACCAGAAATTGCAGGTTTCTGCGACACTGGTAACCATTAAGTCTTTTCCATACGGGATCATAATTGAAAGATtggtttaaaaatgatttttctttctgtgacatGATTCAATATTCTCTTAAGAGCTGAATGGTTTGGTcggagaaggaaagagggaggtaaaaaaaaaaaaaaaagggaaaatagcAACAGGCGAAAAACAAGTGACATAAGAGGTTGGAATCTACTACTACCAACCCTAAAATTAGGCTGAGGGCTGTCCCAGGACTATTTGCGCGTTTGCAAGATGTGATAAATAGTTTAATGTGAAGGACAGACACAGCGAGGCTCCTGAGAAATCCCTTGAACATGTCCTCGTCCCAAACCGCTCTCTCCCATCACACAGCTCTGTTTTTATTGGGGGATGTCGAGCTGTTCCAAAACATTACGTCAGTTTTACTGTAACAGGGAACATGGCTACCAGGGAGAGAGCAGGGTCCAGCTTTATGAGCAGGCAGCACAAACCACGCACGCAcactaacgcacacacacacacacacacacacacacacaggacagtaGTCCATTGTGCCGTCCTCCTAATTACATAACCAGGAAAACTAGagggaagaataaaaacacagtccAATGGAAAGAATCCTgcagtaaattaaatatcacaGGAAAATAACACCTCGTATAAACACACCTCGAAGCGTACACTGAAATACAACTTTGGTGACGTGTCAGCGCAAACACTTGATTTCACAATCCCATGCCTCGGCCATAAAGCTGCACAATCACACCATTGAAGTTGGTGCTTGAAGCTTTAGGCACCGAGTTGTTTTGTTCCAAACTTTAAATCCCTGGTAGACACAGGGAAAGCAGAATGGTCCGTTTACTCAATACTGAATACTCAATACTGTCGTGTGACACATTCCTGCTGATAAGAGAACAGTGCATCAAGTGTCTTTGTGTACAAGCTCGCGCTGAATTATTGTTATGGCTTCACAACTTTCCCACATGTAGTCACATCAtattaatattgtgtatttgttctcTTTCCTGCTTCATTACAGAGTTATTAACGGGAAATAATTGAGACGTACAGCTATGTCTTTCCTTTTCGGAAAAATGGAGCATTGAAATCATGTAGTATTTTGGGACATATTTATTTAGGAGACATCAATGAACAGTAACCATAAAAATGAAATCTGATAAACAGTGAAGGTAAAATTCGTAGGAAAAAGTAAGAGACAAGtacagagtaaaaaaaagaccaagaagCCGGTCTGTGGTCTTGTGTTCATTTATCTGAAAACTTTCCTTTTTTGGAAATATAAGGAATTCTGACTTACAGACAATTCCCTTGAAAAATTGGTGGTATTAGAGATGCTTCATGCTCATTTCTCTACTTCAGCCTCTCCAGCACATCCAGAGCCAGTGTGGCCCTCTGGTGCCACAGGGTCAGCCGGGCATGCTCCGCAGTGCAGGAGAACTGGGGCAGGGCAGGGAGGGAGTCCAGGGCCTGCTGGGAGCTGAGGGCCTTGGTCTGGGCCTGGGCGGATAGAGTGTGGAGCCGGGCTTGATCCAGGATTACTGCTCCTGGGTGCTGGCTCTGCTTAAAGGTCGGGATGAGGGAGGTGAGGTGTCTGTGAAGCAGCTTCACCCACTGGACAGGCTCGGCCCACAGGTTCAGATCCCCCTTCTCAAACAGGAAGTCCTCCTCATCCTGGTcattagaaaaacaacagtttacTAGAGTGCAAGTTAAAGCCGATTGTtttttggccactagggggcagtgGAACAAGTTGTATACCATTGACTGTATAAaaaaatggatgacatgactgctaAAAGTAAAGGCAAAGCATCTTGaccgccacctggtggctggctgcagtgtgggCCATAAATTctggctcctccatgttagtggatggaccaaattaaaaagtcaaagattaCGTCAAATCAATAtctctcaaagatggttcctgtcattttgggtagttcttatcacaccgatgttGGTTCAAGGGATAATTTATCCggtacgtttggttttaattagttatttgctTATGAAAACAGGGTGccatgtcatgattgacagctgagattgactctGAATTGGTCAAGGGTGTGTATCGGCGATTCCTTGCTACCATGGCTCCATGCCCCGATAGCTACAACGAAGAAGGCTCCAAAATGGCACTGGTCGTATCTGAagtattttagcttcatttctggatagtgtgaggaaatggagacatgtcgtccatcttcacaTACAGCCTATGTTGTAGACATACAACTGACATATTGTCCCCTTTTTGGCCAACTTGTTAGCAAACAGCtacatatttacaaatgcaACAAGCACAAGGCAACATTAGTTTTAATTTCCAgtcatgtttgtttccactAACCCCTGAGGGACCAACACCTGACTAATCAGCTGTCAAATGCTCCACAATGCTACTAGGCAAGCTgcatgaagttgtttttttctttgctgaatCAACAACACTGATGAAAGCAGTGAAAACAGATAAATTGTGATCTggaaaaccaaaacagtgaGCTCAAAGATGCAAAAATGGACTATAAAACTGAGTGGAACTGCAAAATTAGGTGAAAATTCTCCGTGGATTCATTACTATGAGCGACACTGCTCAAATTCCACATTGTCATTTGACCACATCGTTAGTAAAACAACAGTAAGTAGTGCAGCTTTAAGAAGAACAACTTTACAGCTCAGGATATTTGGACAATCAGCCACAAGAAGCAGGGGTTTACAGTTACTTGCTCAAAGCTGTTTAACTCGAGTCTTGAGTAGAAAGAACCCAACAATTAAACAggcaccaaaacaaaacaagaaaataaacacagtggTCGGAGAGCAGGAACCTTGGTGGCTATAAACTGCCCAGATACTTTGTCTGCTACTGTGAGTAAAACAAgagcaacaataaaaaatatattgttctGTCTGTGCCTAAGTTTCCACACTTTACAAACACAGTGTTAAATCAACTTGAATTACACTCTTAATTTAGCATAAACCAGTGTTCtatcataaaacacaaagatgatgattttgtttttcaaaactaGAGTCTTAAACACGAGGTCGACTGTTGCTTAAAGTTCCTTAAGAAGCAGCATTTGTAGTGATTTCTCTGTTCATGTATTCATTTCTTATATGAAAAGTAAGCTGATGATCACATCACAGTGTCACAGTTTtcctgacagaaaataaaactctgACAATCATAAGCTATACATTTTTGGGACATGTCGTCTACTGTCTCACAAATATCTTGGTACAGTTTGTGATGTTCTTGTAGCACATTGTAAATTGTCAATATATTTTCTGCTCTAAGGGCATCAAAGATACTCTGTGTGACCTCTGAGTGATACTCACCAGAGAGGAAGCATCGTCTGCAACTGCCTCGTCATTGTCGTCTTTGTCTCCCAGCAGCCACTCTGTCAGTGTGAGGACACCAGCGGGAACCTGCCCCCACAGCTCAAACAGCCGACACAGGAGCCCCATGCCCCTGTCCAGAGCTACAggaggacacactgacacaccggCCATTTCTGAGGACAGACGAGACAACGCGTTATAGTCTGCAAACACTGTTTTACACTCAAGACTCACAGAGTCAGCTACTCAGCTATATACACTGTCCACAGGTTTCTCAATGGGCTCCTACAGCAGTGCATGTGTATGACATAATCCATGCACATGGAGTATCGTGTGATGCGGTGGCATGAAAGGAAAAACCATTACTTGTACTGGTGTGTCCCTCTATCCAAAATAATTAAATCCAAAGTctgacaaactgaaaactgaaataaataattctaaATAACTCCAGTTTCCACAGCTGAACAGTGCACTATTTGTAAAATTCAAAAGGATTTGCACGCtaaaggaaaatgtgtgtgcatgcatgtcaCTCTGCCACAAGTCCCAGAGCAGGGAACAAACAGCGTAGTCTGTAGGATTATcaactgtgaaatgaaaacaccagGTCCGATTCATAAAGAGAGATCTGATTACTCAACACCTGCACAGAAACATAATCCCCACTTTTCTGCCGTCGTTGTGGGCATGTAACCGTTGGTGCTTGTGACGTAGCGATGATTGAATGATGCAGAGCTGATGGTGTGTTCCAAACCTATTTTGAACGAGTGCGCATGCGTGTCTTCTCTGGGCTCATAGAAGCAAAACATTCTGCACGTTTCACCAATATGCGCATGCACGCACAGTAAGAGCAAACGTtccacttcacttcctgtttacgtgttaatgaatggatggatggactgtGTCAATGTAATGCTCACAtggaatttatttttcactcatgcaaaaaaaaatattcttgcTATTTGAAGtcctgtgttttcac includes the following:
- the zfp36l2 gene encoding mRNA decay activator protein ZFP36L2 isoform X1, encoding MKEGVRLPTWGNEMSATVLSAFYDMDMLYKQDKGMNMNALHINSMLDKKAVGAPVTSPGSGSPFGPGFFRRNSTSNVEAMNNGNKYNMGSGYGSLKENMPSGVNNSSATALMNKENKFRDRAYSENGERGVLQQKPGSQINSTRYKTELCRPFEENGSCKYGEKCQFAHGYHELRSLSRHPKYKTEPCRTFHTIGFCPYGPRCHFIHNADERRPAPANANMQTGEPRSARELCGYGQRDILPPQQLGYSQRDRPKLHHSLSFSGFSTHHGLESPLLDSPTSRTPPPPTTGSSCASSFYDEVLSPNSMSCINSAFAFPGQDLKALLAPLAVHTTGGYANNHSTGAYYGNMQGSVCPPSPPTYNMSHLQALRRLSGSPVFEPPPSPPDSLSDRESYASGSLSSSGSLSGSESPSLDAGRRLPIFSRLSISDD
- the zfp36l2 gene encoding mRNA decay activator protein ZFP36L2 isoform X2; translated protein: MKEGVRLPTWGNEMSATVLSAFYDMDMLYKDKGMNMNALHINSMLDKKAVGAPVTSPGSGSPFGPGFFRRNSTSNVEAMNNGNKYNMGSGYGSLKENMPSGVNNSSATALMNKENKFRDRAYSENGERGVLQQKPGSQINSTRYKTELCRPFEENGSCKYGEKCQFAHGYHELRSLSRHPKYKTEPCRTFHTIGFCPYGPRCHFIHNADERRPAPANANMQTGEPRSARELCGYGQRDILPPQQLGYSQRDRPKLHHSLSFSGFSTHHGLESPLLDSPTSRTPPPPTTGSSCASSFYDEVLSPNSMSCINSAFAFPGQDLKALLAPLAVHTTGGYANNHSTGAYYGNMQGSVCPPSPPTYNMSHLQALRRLSGSPVFEPPPSPPDSLSDRESYASGSLSSSGSLSGSESPSLDAGRRLPIFSRLSISDD